Proteins encoded in a region of the Chitinophagales bacterium genome:
- a CDS encoding LON peptidase substrate-binding domain-containing protein yields MQSKQTQIPIFPLSLVVFPGESLNLHIFEKRYKLLVNECLSSGIDFGIPCYIDGKIGNYGTCVKIDQIDRVYTNGEMDIKTIGTQSFKINEIFSPNDKDKYAKANVEWREIIQNGSDVLKRKIYELTQTLHKFLGIEADQLEPIEKFDLHKVIHIVGLKLQQEYKFLQMKDELSRQEFLLRHLKGILPIVEETEHIKRKIQSNGHFKNIIPPNF; encoded by the coding sequence TTGCAATCAAAACAAACCCAAATCCCCATATTTCCGCTCAGTTTAGTGGTTTTTCCCGGAGAATCCCTAAACCTGCATATATTCGAAAAGAGATACAAGCTGTTGGTGAACGAGTGCCTGAGCAGTGGAATTGATTTTGGAATCCCCTGTTATATTGATGGTAAAATCGGAAACTACGGTACTTGCGTAAAAATTGATCAGATAGACCGGGTTTACACCAATGGCGAGATGGATATTAAAACAATTGGTACACAAAGTTTTAAAATCAATGAAATATTTTCCCCAAATGATAAAGACAAATATGCCAAAGCAAATGTAGAATGGAGGGAAATTATACAAAATGGCTCTGATGTTTTAAAAAGGAAAATCTATGAACTGACACAGACCTTGCATAAATTTCTGGGCATTGAAGCTGATCAATTAGAGCCAATAGAAAAATTTGACCTGCACAAAGTAATTCATATTGTAGGACTTAAATTACAACAGGAGTATAAGTTCCTGCAAATGAAAGATGAGCTTTCGAGACAGGAATTTTTACTGCGCCATCTAAAAGGTATTTTGCCCATTGTAGAAGAAACTGAGCACATTAAGCGCAAGATTCAATCAAACGGGCATTTTAAAAACATTATACCGCCAAATTTTTAA
- a CDS encoding 5-(carboxyamino)imidazole ribonucleotide synthase has protein sequence MEFYNDLKLGVLGGGQLGRMLIQAAMNYNVSIFVLDPDVNAPCKEFSSEFHHGSLNNFDTVYNFGKKVDVLTIEIENVNTDALEKLESEGVKVYPQASVIRLIQDKGLQKEFYKERGIPTAEFFLLDNKEELHDFESFFPAVQKLRKEGYDGRGVFKIKSKGDIEGGFNKPSVLEKLIDFEKEISVIVARNASGEVRTYPTVELDFHPEKNLVEYLFSPAQLSEKLEQEAQELAAKVAKEIDIIGLLAVEMFVTKDGGILVNEIAPRTHNSGHHSIEANITSQFEQHLRSVLNLPLGATDIKTNAVMVNLLGEPGHDGAAKYVGLDEVLATDGVGLHLYGKKFTRPFRKMGHITVVDKDMEEAKRKARFVKNKLKVIS, from the coding sequence ATGGAGTTTTACAACGACTTGAAACTTGGAGTATTGGGAGGTGGTCAATTGGGACGCATGTTGATTCAGGCTGCCATGAATTACAATGTCAGCATTTTTGTGCTCGACCCAGATGTAAATGCCCCTTGCAAAGAGTTTTCCAGTGAATTTCACCACGGTTCACTCAATAATTTTGACACTGTTTACAATTTCGGAAAGAAAGTAGATGTGCTCACTATTGAAATAGAAAATGTAAATACAGATGCACTCGAAAAGCTGGAAAGCGAGGGTGTGAAAGTTTATCCTCAAGCTTCGGTGATTCGGCTTATCCAGGACAAAGGCCTTCAAAAGGAATTTTATAAAGAGCGCGGTATTCCCACAGCTGAGTTCTTTTTGCTTGATAACAAAGAAGAACTGCACGATTTTGAATCGTTTTTCCCTGCTGTACAAAAACTGAGAAAAGAAGGCTATGACGGCCGTGGCGTATTTAAAATAAAATCCAAAGGCGATATTGAGGGTGGATTCAACAAACCTTCAGTGCTCGAAAAATTAATTGATTTTGAGAAGGAGATTTCCGTGATCGTAGCGCGCAATGCTTCTGGGGAAGTGCGCACCTACCCTACTGTGGAACTGGATTTTCATCCTGAAAAAAATCTGGTGGAATACCTCTTTTCTCCCGCTCAACTTTCAGAAAAACTAGAACAAGAAGCCCAAGAACTGGCGGCAAAAGTTGCCAAGGAAATAGATATTATAGGCTTATTGGCCGTTGAAATGTTCGTTACCAAAGATGGCGGAATATTGGTAAACGAGATTGCGCCCCGAACGCACAACTCAGGACACCACAGCATTGAAGCCAATATTACCTCGCAATTTGAACAGCATTTACGCTCTGTATTGAATTTACCACTGGGCGCAACGGATATTAAAACCAATGCCGTGATGGTCAATTTACTTGGCGAACCGGGCCACGATGGGGCTGCAAAATACGTAGGCCTGGATGAAGTATTGGCCACTGATGGCGTGGGTTTGCATTTGTACGGAAAAAAATTCACGCGTCCTTTCCGAAAAATGGGGCACATCACCGTGGTAGATAAGGACATGGAGGAAGCCAAACGCAAAGCGCGATTTGTAAAAAACAAACTAAAAGTCATCTCATGA
- the purE gene encoding 5-(carboxyamino)imidazole ribonucleotide mutase, with product MSKYQIGIIMGSQSDLPVMEKAAEFLKEMDIAFELTIVSAHRTPQRMMEYAKTARERGLKVIIAGAGGAAHLPGMVASMTTLPVIGVPVKSSNSIDGWDSVLSILQMPGGIPVATVALDGAKNAGILAANILSTSDEALAKKLEAYKAELKIKVDGMVEDVKEKGFPNSFD from the coding sequence ATGAGCAAATATCAGATAGGAATTATAATGGGCAGTCAATCGGATTTACCGGTAATGGAAAAAGCGGCCGAATTTTTAAAGGAAATGGACATTGCATTTGAGCTGACCATTGTTTCCGCACACCGCACGCCTCAGCGCATGATGGAATATGCCAAAACTGCCCGTGAAAGGGGCTTGAAAGTGATTATTGCTGGAGCAGGTGGTGCAGCGCACTTACCGGGAATGGTGGCTTCCATGACTACTTTGCCAGTAATTGGCGTACCCGTAAAATCTTCCAATTCCATTGATGGCTGGGATTCCGTACTTTCTATTTTGCAAATGCCCGGAGGCATTCCCGTAGCAACCGTAGCCTTGGATGGTGCCAAAAATGCAGGAATTCTCGCTGCCAATATCCTTTCTACTTCTGATGAAGCATTGGCCAAAAAACTGGAAGCTTATAAAGCAGAACTGAAAATCAAGGTTGATGGAATGGTTGAAGATGTTAAGGAAAAAGGATTTCCCAATTCTTTTGATTGA
- a CDS encoding FAD-binding protein — MQNQHIIQSTNHKIKHLIIGQGIAGTLLSFRLMQAGEDFLIIDKNKSHTASHIAGASINPIADASMSKSDTMQP; from the coding sequence TTGCAAAATCAGCACATCATCCAATCTACAAATCATAAAATCAAGCACCTCATCATTGGCCAGGGCATAGCCGGTACGCTATTGAGTTTTCGGCTCATGCAGGCAGGTGAGGACTTTCTAATCATAGATAAAAACAAAAGCCATACCGCTTCGCACATTGCAGGGGCTTCGATCAATCCCATAGCTGACGCAAGCATGAGCAAATCAGATACCATGCAGCCTTAA
- a CDS encoding dihydroorotase has product MPQNFLIKNAEIINEDKIFNSDVLVKNGRIEKIAANIQTREKINEIDANGQYLIPGFIDDQVHFREPGLTHKAEIQTESKAAVAGGITSFMEMPNTKPPALTQKLLEEKYQRAAQVSPANYSFFMGTSNDNYEELMRTDLRKVCGLKIFMGSSTGNMLVDHSEVLNRIFANFSGLIATHCEDEQTIKDNTAAYLEKYGEDMPIKYHPEIRDAEACYLSSSKAKALAVKHGTRLHILHISTAREIELFDNKLALKDKKITSEACTHHLWFSDTDYETKSTHIKWNPAVKSADDRAAVRAALNDNRIDVLATDHAPHTLAEKSNNYFNAPSGGPLVQHTLSALFELSEQGIFSKEKIIEKACHNPAILFDIEDRGFIREGYKADLVLVAKDRYTVNRDNLLYKCGWSPFEGQEFQYKVQKTFVNGNLVFENGKVNDAVKGERLVFRKRD; this is encoded by the coding sequence ATGCCACAAAACTTCCTAATAAAAAATGCAGAAATCATCAATGAAGATAAAATCTTCAATAGTGATGTATTGGTCAAAAATGGCAGAATTGAAAAGATAGCTGCCAATATCCAAACCCGCGAAAAGATCAATGAAATAGATGCCAATGGCCAATATCTCATTCCCGGCTTTATTGACGATCAGGTGCATTTTCGCGAACCGGGCTTGACCCACAAAGCAGAAATACAGACCGAATCAAAAGCGGCCGTGGCAGGTGGCATCACTTCTTTTATGGAAATGCCCAATACCAAACCTCCTGCACTGACCCAAAAACTGCTCGAAGAAAAATACCAGCGCGCTGCACAGGTTTCTCCAGCCAATTATTCTTTCTTTATGGGTACTTCCAATGACAATTACGAGGAGCTGATGCGCACCGATTTGCGAAAAGTCTGTGGACTGAAAATATTCATGGGCTCATCTACGGGCAATATGCTGGTGGATCACTCAGAGGTGCTTAATAGAATATTTGCCAATTTTTCAGGGCTGATTGCCACCCACTGCGAAGACGAACAAACCATCAAAGACAATACGGCTGCCTATCTTGAAAAATACGGTGAGGACATGCCCATTAAATATCATCCGGAAATTCGCGATGCAGAAGCCTGTTACCTGTCGTCTTCCAAGGCAAAGGCTTTGGCGGTAAAACACGGCACCCGACTGCATATCCTGCATATTTCCACGGCAAGGGAAATTGAGCTTTTTGACAATAAATTAGCTTTAAAGGATAAAAAAATAACTTCCGAGGCCTGCACCCACCACCTGTGGTTTTCCGATACAGATTACGAAACTAAAAGCACGCACATCAAATGGAATCCTGCGGTGAAAAGTGCGGACGACAGAGCTGCAGTGAGGGCTGCCTTAAATGACAACCGCATTGATGTTTTGGCAACCGATCATGCGCCACACACGCTAGCCGAAAAAAGCAACAATTATTTCAATGCCCCAAGTGGTGGGCCATTGGTACAGCACACGCTTTCTGCACTTTTCGAATTGAGCGAACAAGGTATTTTCAGCAAAGAAAAAATCATTGAAAAAGCCTGCCACAATCCCGCCATATTGTTCGACATTGAAGATCGTGGCTTTATTCGCGAGGGATATAAAGCCGATTTGGTTTTGGTGGCCAAAGATAGATATACGGTAAATCGCGACAACTTACTTTACAAATGCGGCTGGTCCCCTTTCGAGGGACAGGAATTTCAATACAAAGTCCAAAAGACTTTTGTGAACGGGAATTTGGTATTTGAAAATGGAAAAGTAAACGATGCCGTGAAGGGAGAACGATTGGTTTTTAGGAAAAGAGATTGA
- a CDS encoding outer membrane beta-barrel protein, giving the protein MSQFKSWVTQFSPLIFTLLLYSTLSAQDKKSRVLKDPEKGAINIEVTAGLNITTPVGVSVNNINATIENRSKIYPDYEANLYPKTAAYVGVLFDYQFHEIAAIGSGLMYTPKGFWLFEDNVTEPGLTNPIFYERRKTFITVDYFDIPLYIKTYFKNGLISLRFGPVISMALLSKVRIEAQSNGQHEKDKYRLGEGSNSFIHQYNDLPNSIPKFIVPGFEAVLNIGNTGGLQGSLVIGFSGSLIEAVDIKSIIARLGISYTITK; this is encoded by the coding sequence ATGTCTCAATTCAAATCTTGGGTAACTCAGTTTAGTCCCTTAATTTTTACTCTATTGCTTTATTCTACGCTATCTGCCCAAGATAAAAAAAGCAGGGTACTGAAAGATCCAGAAAAAGGAGCAATCAATATTGAAGTCACTGCTGGTCTAAATATTACCACACCTGTTGGAGTAAGTGTAAATAATATAAACGCAACAATTGAAAACAGGTCAAAGATTTACCCTGATTATGAAGCAAATCTATACCCGAAAACAGCAGCTTATGTCGGGGTACTTTTTGATTATCAATTTCATGAAATTGCAGCCATTGGTTCGGGATTGATGTACACACCCAAAGGTTTTTGGCTTTTTGAAGACAATGTCACAGAACCTGGTTTAACCAATCCTATATTTTACGAAAGGCGTAAAACATTTATCACTGTAGATTATTTCGACATCCCCCTCTACATCAAAACCTATTTTAAAAATGGCCTGATAAGTTTGCGTTTTGGCCCGGTCATTTCTATGGCACTTTTGAGTAAAGTCAGAATAGAGGCTCAATCCAATGGTCAACATGAAAAAGATAAATACAGGCTTGGAGAAGGAAGCAACAGTTTCATACACCAATATAATGATTTACCCAATTCCATTCCAAAGTTCATCGTTCCTGGTTTTGAAGCTGTATTAAATATAGGAAACACTGGTGGATTACAAGGTTCACTGGTAATAGGCTTCTCAGGAAGTCTCATTGAAGCAGTTGATATCAAAAGTATAATTGCGCGCTTGGGTATCAGCTACACTATCACTAAATAA
- a CDS encoding glycosyltransferase N-terminal domain-containing protein, translating to MPLFIGLAIYRLVLQVYHLMLKLAAIFGHQKAKSWVKGRVGWRDEIQKISSDKRDKIWIHCASLGEYEMAVPLMQQLKNRYPQKAVVLSFFSPSGFQYCAEATHFDYKIYLPIDSPKNARFFVEKINPKVAVFVKYELWYYYLSELNRKDIPVFLINAQWSGNAVFFKWYGVLHREMLQYFKHVFVNDGQTMELASEILPADKISLSVDSRIERVLAIKNQSYKISDFENFRQESKILISGSSYLDEENVLLEFLNNHAASSKCIIAQHNINRERIASIERQFERYKPLLLSKWESYSAEDRKDSKVLVVDSIGQLSRIYRYADLAIVGGGFRGALHNAYEPLVYEIPVFFGADFGGVANWQKLLDQGLAFTFETSADFEEKANQFLKVEHNEQLKTKVQLFWEQEKKSENTVLEEIQKFI from the coding sequence ATGCCGCTTTTCATCGGCCTGGCGATTTATCGACTGGTGCTTCAAGTTTATCACCTGATGCTGAAACTTGCTGCAATTTTTGGGCATCAAAAAGCAAAAAGTTGGGTGAAGGGTAGGGTAGGATGGCGCGATGAAATTCAAAAGATATCATCGGACAAGAGAGATAAAATATGGATTCATTGTGCATCACTTGGTGAGTATGAAATGGCCGTGCCCCTGATGCAGCAATTGAAAAATAGATATCCCCAAAAAGCCGTAGTGCTGAGTTTTTTTTCACCTTCGGGTTTTCAGTATTGTGCTGAAGCCACTCATTTTGATTACAAAATATACCTGCCAATTGACAGCCCGAAAAACGCCCGTTTTTTTGTAGAGAAAATCAATCCTAAAGTGGCGGTTTTTGTGAAATATGAATTGTGGTATTATTATCTCTCGGAGCTCAACAGGAAAGATATTCCTGTGTTTTTGATCAATGCGCAGTGGAGTGGAAATGCTGTTTTTTTCAAATGGTATGGGGTCTTGCACAGGGAAATGCTTCAATATTTTAAGCACGTTTTTGTAAATGATGGGCAAACAATGGAGCTGGCTTCTGAAATTTTGCCTGCTGATAAAATAAGCTTATCGGTTGACAGTAGAATAGAGCGCGTACTGGCCATTAAAAATCAATCCTATAAAATCAGTGATTTTGAAAATTTCAGGCAGGAAAGCAAAATTCTGATTTCCGGCAGTTCTTATTTGGATGAAGAAAACGTATTGCTTGAGTTTTTGAATAATCATGCAGCATCAAGCAAATGCATTATTGCGCAACACAATATAAACAGGGAAAGAATTGCTTCTATTGAAAGGCAATTTGAAAGATACAAGCCACTTTTGTTGTCAAAATGGGAGTCATACAGTGCAGAAGATCGCAAAGATTCAAAGGTGCTTGTTGTAGATAGTATTGGCCAGTTGTCGCGGATTTATCGCTATGCTGATTTGGCTATTGTTGGAGGTGGATTTAGGGGGGCATTGCACAATGCCTATGAGCCATTGGTTTATGAAATACCAGTTTTTTTCGGGGCTGATTTTGGCGGTGTAGCCAATTGGCAGAAGTTGCTTGATCAGGGATTGGCCTTTACTTTTGAAACAAGTGCAGACTTTGAAGAAAAGGCAAATCAGTTTTTAAAAGTAGAACATAATGAACAATTGAAAACAAAAGTTCAGTTGTTTTGGGAGCAAGAAAAGAAATCGGAAAACACAGTACTTGAGGAAATCCAAAAATTTATTTAG
- a CDS encoding DegT/DnrJ/EryC1/StrS family aminotransferase has translation MNTIQMVDLVGQYHKIKAAVDQSIMEILENGSYINGPAVKEFQKSLSEYLKAKHVVPCANGTDALQMALMALDLKPGDEVITTPFTFVATAEVIVLLGLKPVFVDVDERTFNIDPNKIEAAITDKTKVIIPVHLFGQAADMHAILELAEKHQLFVVEDNAQAIGSKVLVNNQWKYTGTAGDIGTLSFYPSKNLSCFGDGGALTSNKSDLGKKLNIIANHGSEVKYYHTSIGVNSRLDSIQAAVLNEKLKHLPEYTKARQDLAEKYDNAFADMEEVQIPYRTSYSTHVFHQYTLKVKDRDALQAFLKEKGIPSMVYYPVPLHQQDAYKSADWGKLPVSEKLAKEVLSLPMHTEMQEDQIEFIIQNIKQFYK, from the coding sequence ATGAACACAATCCAAATGGTTGATTTGGTTGGGCAGTACCATAAAATCAAAGCTGCTGTCGATCAATCGATCATGGAAATACTTGAAAACGGCTCCTACATCAATGGTCCGGCAGTAAAGGAATTTCAAAAATCACTTTCAGAATATTTAAAGGCAAAACATGTTGTTCCCTGCGCCAATGGTACCGATGCTTTGCAAATGGCATTAATGGCACTGGACTTAAAACCCGGTGATGAGGTCATTACCACTCCCTTTACTTTTGTAGCAACAGCCGAGGTTATTGTATTGCTCGGTTTAAAACCTGTATTTGTTGATGTTGATGAACGCACTTTCAATATTGATCCCAATAAAATAGAAGCTGCCATTACCGATAAAACCAAAGTAATCATTCCGGTGCACTTATTCGGGCAGGCTGCCGATATGCATGCCATTCTGGAGCTTGCAGAAAAACACCAACTTTTTGTGGTGGAAGACAATGCACAGGCCATTGGCAGCAAAGTGCTGGTGAACAATCAATGGAAATATACCGGAACTGCCGGAGATATCGGAACCCTGTCTTTTTACCCCTCTAAAAACCTGAGCTGTTTTGGCGATGGCGGGGCACTTACAAGCAATAAAAGTGATCTGGGTAAAAAGCTGAACATCATTGCCAATCACGGATCTGAAGTAAAATACTACCATACAAGTATTGGCGTAAATTCCCGTTTAGACAGCATTCAGGCAGCAGTATTAAATGAAAAATTAAAACATCTGCCGGAATATACCAAAGCCCGCCAGGATCTGGCAGAAAAATACGACAATGCATTTGCAGATATGGAAGAGGTTCAAATCCCATACCGCACCTCCTATTCTACCCATGTTTTTCATCAATACACTTTGAAGGTAAAAGACAGGGATGCATTGCAGGCATTTTTAAAGGAAAAAGGAATTCCCAGCATGGTCTATTACCCGGTGCCTTTACATCAGCAAGATGCTTATAAATCTGCAGACTGGGGCAAATTGCCGGTATCAGAAAAATTGGCAAAAGAGGTGCTTTCACTGCCCATGCACACGGAAATGCAGGAAGACCAAATCGAATTTATTATTCAAAACATTAAGCAATTTTATAAATGA